The Thermotoga caldifontis AZM44c09 genomic interval CGAGACCCTGAAAACGGGAGACGAAGTTGTGGTGGAACCGGTGGAAATGGACAGCGTGGAGCCTCCAAAACTGAAGGATCTCATCAAACCGATCCGGATCTTCTTCAACGAAAGCGAAGTCTTCCAAACTTTGCCAGAAGTTCGCGTCAACGGTGAGACGGTGGAAGATCTCGAGCGAGTCGTCAGAGATGGTGACGACATCCTGATCGTGTGGCCAGAGAAGGAAGAGATCGAACGACTCCTGCAGGAAAGACTCGGTTCTGTGAGTTGTACCATCGATGGGGAAACGAAGCGGGTGGATAGGTACAGATTGACCCTGCAGAAGATCGAAGAGGGCGAATCGGGAATACTGTACCACTTCGAAGGTAGGGAGACGCGGATAAAAGATCTGCTCCCGGAACCTGGTTCTGTAACGGTGAAGTTCAACGGCAGGGAAGTGAAGATCTTTCAGAAGAATCACATCGTCCTGGTGGATGGCGAGTACGTCAGTTCGGACAGACCGCTCTGGGACGGGATGACGTTGCAACTTCCAAAGTTTGAACCCATCGTGGCCGACGTCCTGGCCAGCGTGGAAATAGATCTGAAGAATTTGAAAGATTACACACTCACACTCAACGGAAAACCTGCCAGCTTTCTCGATCGAATCAAGGATGGGGACGAACTGAACTTCGTTGCCAGATCAAAAGGTCTCGACGAATCCGAAACGCCATCTGAACCTCCCGTTCAGTAGGTCCATCCCGACGAAGAACCTGTCTGTGAAACGCTTGCCTTCAGGCGGTGTTAGAAAGAAGTTCGCGGCAACGTAAATGGATTCGACGACATCGAATCCCTTCAAAAATGGATACATCATTCCGACGCTGAACTCGAGGTTTTCAAAAACGTAGTCGACGAAAACTCCAGCTCCCACGTTCGCTGACCAAGTCGGTGTGGACTCGCCCGTTGTGAAATTACCCAGAGTCGCACTGACCATGGGCCCGAGGGAGAAAGATTCAAAACTGTACAGGCCGACCTTCGCCAGAACTTCAAAGCTGTACATGTCGAACTGAGAGCCACCGAAGATGCCTCCAGCGTCGAAGGTCAGGCCAGTCTCAACGGAAAACCTTCGATCCAGAAAACCTGCAGAGAGATTCCAACCCTGCACTTCAGCCAAACACAGACCGGCAGACACGACGAAATGCGAGGCAAAAGCATGAACGACCAGAGCGAGAACCATAAGCAACAAAAACTTTCTTCTCATCGACCCACCTCACTTTTCGTACGGTACTCCGTCTGCTGCGGGTGGCCGCGTCTTGCCGATGAAGCCCGCGATCACGATCAAAGTGACGATGAACGGGAACATGTTGAACAGCGGCTTTGTCGTGGATGCAACTCTCAGCAAAGGACTGCTTTGAAGCTGGTTAGCGAACGCCTCGGAAAAACCAAACAGCAGGCTCGCCCACATGGCGCCCACCGGGTTCCAGTTGCCCAGTATCATCGCAGCGAGGGCTATGAAGCCTCGCCCACCGGTCATCAGCTCGCGGAAGTTACCCACTTCCCCAACGCTCAAAAACGCCCCACCCAGCGAAGCCATTACACCACTCATCAGAACACCGAAATACCTCACCGCATACACGTTGACACCCAGCGTATCGGCAGCCTCAGGATTTTCTCCCACAGATCTCATCCTCAGTCCGAGCTTGGTCTTGTATATGATGAACCAGGCGATCGCCACGGAGGCGAAGGCCATGTAAATCATCGGGCTCAGCTCTCCAATGGACTGCGCTAAAAACCTGTTCTTCATCAATAAAGGAATCCTGACCTCCGGAATCTTGCCCACGATGTCGGTCTGACCTGGCCTGCCGAATATGGGTTCCATCAAAAAACCCGTAATTCCCTGTGCCAGCAGTATCAGCGCGGTACCGGAGACTATCTGGTTTCCCCTCCAGGTTATGCTCGCCCACGCGTGCAACCACGCCATTCCCAGCCCCACCAAGACGGCGAAGAGCACACCGATCCATGCGTTGCCCGTGAGCCAGGTGAAGACGACCGAGACGAAGGCACCCATGAGCATGATGCCTTCCAGAGCGATGTTCACAACACCCGTTATTTCGCTGAAAACTCCCCCCAGGGAAGCGAAGATCAGGGGTGTGGCAGCCGTCAGCGTGAGCTTGTAGAACGCAGGATTGGTGAATATATCTATCAGCGCCAGAAGGAGTCTCATCTGGCCACCTTCTTTCTCAAAAAGATGGTCCTGACGATACGATCGGCCGCAACCAAAAAGATGATGATCGCCTGAACGATCATTATGATGTGCTTTGGAACCCCTATGAACTGCATCTCGTTCGAGCCGTTCCGGAGCGCACCCATGAGCAGAGCGGCGAAGATGATTCCTATGGGATTGTTCTGACCTATCAACGCTATGGAAATACCATCGAAGCCTTTCCCACCAGAGAGCGTCCCCAGAAATCTGTGATGGACTCCCATGACTTCCAGCGTGCCTGCGAGGCCTGCCAGTGCACCGCTTATCGCCATGGCGAGGACTATGTTCTGCGCGAGTTTTATCCCTCCGTACTCGGCAGCGTAGGGATTGAAGCCCGCGGCTTTCAATTCGTATCCCTTGCTGGTCTTATCGAGCAGTATTTTGACCAGGATGGCAGCGACCACGGCGATTATGATGCCACTTGTGAGTTCGGTCGCCTGAACCACCATCAAAGGCGGTAGCTTCGTGCTGGATGCGATCTCTGGACTTTTCGGTGTCCCAAAACCCACACCCATCGGCACGGTGACGACGTAGCTGGAAAGATAATCCGCTATCCAGTTCAGCATGATCGTGGTGACCACTTCGTGAGCGCCCGTTTTCGCCTTCAAGAAACCTGCGATCGAAGCGTAGCCAGCACCTGCGAGCATACCGACGAGCATCGTCAGGGGGATCGCTATGACGGCTGGAATAGAACCTGCGTTGATGGCGAAGGCTGTCGCCGCCATCGCACCGACGATCATTTGACCTTCGGCACCTATGTTGAAAAGACCAGCTCTGAAGCCGAATCCAACCGCAAGACCAGTCAGAATCAGCGGAGTTGTCTTAACGATGGTGGAAGCTATGGCCAGTTTAGAGCCGAAGGCACCCTTGAAGAGCGCCGCATAGGCAGTTATGGGGTTTTTACCTATCATCAGGATCACGAAAGACGCGATGATCAGCGCCACGAGCACCGAAAGTACCGGTACGAGGAATGACCAGAGCCTCTGGTTCAAGCCACACGCCCCCTGATCTCTTCCAGTCTGTGTCCGGCCATCATGAGACCTATCTCCTCGATCGTGACGGAACCTGGTTCCACCTCTCCCATGATCTGACCGTTGTACATCACCGCAATCCGGTCGGCCAGCGACAGGACTTCATCGAGCTCCATCGAGACGAGCAGAACGGCGACGTTAGAATCCCTGAGTTGAAGGAGCGTTCTGTGGACGAACTCCGTCGCGCCAACGTCCAAACCTCTCGTGGGTTGAGAAACTATCATGAGCTTCGGTTCCAGGCCAATTTCCCTCGCGATCACTATCTTCTGTTGGTTGCCGCCTGAAAAATTGCCCCCAAGCATTCTCACGTTGTTGGGTCGAACGTCGAATCTTTTGAACAGTTCTTCTGCGAAGCTGAGAATTTTCCTGTGAACTAGAAATTCACCGTTCGCAAACGGTGACCTGCAATGTCTGCCGAGGATCACGTTGTAGTACGCGGGAAACTGAAGTATGAGGCCGTACTTGTGTCTGTCTTCCGGAATGTGACCCATGCCCATTTCCCTGAGTTCTCTCGGCGTCGCGTGGGTGACGTCCTTTCCAAGGAAATACACCTTGCCGGAGACAGGTTTTCTCAAACCTGTGAGCGCCTCGATTAGTTCCGTCTGACCGTTGCCCGCCACCCCTGCGATGGCGTAGATCTCTCCAGCTTTGACTTCGAACGACACGCCCTTAACGGCATCCAGGCCCCTGTAATCCTTGACACGGAGATTTTCAACCTTGAGGACCACCTCGCCTGGTTTGGCGGGCGTCTTTTCCACCGTGAAGACGACGTCCCTACCAACCATCAGACGCGCGATCTCTCGAGGACTGGTTTCGTTCTTGTTCAACACGCCGGTGACTTTGCCCTGTCTCATCACCGTGATCCGATCGCTCACCTTCATCACTTCGTTCAGTTTATGTGAAATGAAAATGATCGTTTTCCCACTCTCCTTCAACTTGAACATCGTTTCAAACAGTTCCTCTGTCTCCTGCGGTGTGAGAACGGCAGTAGGTTCGTCCAGTATCAAGATCTCCGCACCCCTGTAGAGCACTTTCAGTATCTCGACTCTCTGCTGCATCCCAACTGGAAGATCTTCTATCTTCGCGTCCGGATCGACGTGGAGACCGTAACGTTTGGAAAGTTCCGCAACCTTTTTCCTCGCAGCCTTGAGATCGAAGAGAAAACCGAAACCAGTTTCAGAACCGAGCACAACGTTCTCGGCCACAGTCAGGTTGTTCACCAGCATGAAGTGCTGATGCACCATTCCGATACCCATCGCTATCGCGTCACGAGGACTTTTGAAGCTGACCTTCTTGCCAAAAATACGTATCTCGCCGGAATCTGGTTTCAAGAGACCGTATAGCTGGTTCATGAGTGTGGTCTTTCCCGCCCCGTTTTCCCCCACAATCGCGTGTATCTCTCCTTTATACACTGTCAAATCCACGTGGTCGTTCGCAACCACCTGTGGAAATTTCTTCACTATCTGGATCATCTCCACTGCCTTTTCCACGCTTTCAACCTCTCTTTGAACAAGGGGCGCCGAGCGGCGCCCCATTTTTTCAGAACGGGAACGATATGGCGGGAACCTGGAACGCCTTGAGTGCGTCTTCCGTGTCTGGAATGACGAGTTTGCCGTCCTTTATCAGTTTCGTGAGGTATTCGAGCTCGGCGATGACCCTGTTCGGTATCATGCCCTTGGTGTACTTCATCGGGCTCACGCCGGCACCATTTTCCTTGACGCCGAGAACTTTCAAGCCGCCTTCGAACGTGCCTTCCCACGCTGCTTTAACGCCGTAGTAGGCTGCCATAGAGATTCCCTTCATCGCGCTGCAGAGCACGGCACCCGGAGCCATGTAATCCTGATCGACGTCCACACCGATCGCGAAGAATCCTTTGCCGTTCTTCGTGACGTAGTCGATGATGTCGACCAGCCTGTCAGAACCCACGAGTGCGACCATCTTCTCCTTCGCGGCTTCGATACCACCGTTACCGCAGGCACCGGCCGCCAGGAAGACGATGTCCGCACCCTGAGCGTACTGTGCCATCGTGAGGTCCTTACCCTTCTTAGGATCTTCGAAGTCGTTGGTGTAACCCCTCAAGATCTCAACCTTTTTCTTGTGTAGTGTGGAGTAAATCTTGGCACCGGCTTCATAACCGTAACGGAACCTTTCGACCGGTGGGATCGGAATACCTCCAACGAAACCGATCTTTCCGGTGGCAGTCATGGCCGCAGCGATGTAACCGGCGTAGAAACCTGCATGTTCCTCCTTGAATATGTAGCACAGCACGTTCGGTAAGCTCTCTCCCTCAGGTGGCACGATGTCGATTCCGACAAAATACACGTTCGGGAACTGCTTGGCAACCTTGAACAGCGCGTCCGTCATCATGAATCCCACTGCGAAGACCACGTCCGCTTCCTGTGCTGCCCTGGTGAGGTTGGGTATGTAGTCTGCCTGCTCGTAGGATTGAATGACCTTGGCCTCTGCTTTGATCTCTTTCGCTGCCGTTATGATGCCTTCCCATGTTCCATCGTTGAAGGACTTGTCACCCAGACCTCCAACGTCTGTGACCATGATGACTTTGAACGCCATGGCGAAGACCGCGAGCGCGACGATCAGAAACAACGCGATCAACCTTTTCATACCGACTCCCCCCTTCTGAAGAGTTTGAAAACGTTGATGACAACCAGAAAGATAGCCGTCAGGAAGAGCAACGGATTGACGAACGAACGTGTCTGCAATATCAGCACTGGTGATGTTTGTTCCACGATCAGGATCAACTTATGACTGCTCAACCACGCCCAGATAGAACCGATCAGGAGAATCACAGACGGTCCGAGAGATATCTTAGGACTCAGGAAGAAACCTGTCAAGAAGACGAGTAAGAGAACCAGAAGGACCGAAAGCGAGTATCTGTTGTTGAAAACGTTGATGTGTGGTGGCCGTACATCTTTTGAAGCTTGAAAAATTTCCTGATCGAACGTTGGTAAAAGATCGGAGAGAATGGGATACTTCACACCGAACAGATCCTGCACGTGTTGTCTGAACTCATCTCTGAGCTTTGGCGCAGAGTAGCTTACCAACCTCTTACTGTATTTGAGTAGCGCATCGAGGTCTTTCCTGAAACTTCTCATGCGTGACTCCTCGTCGAGCAGGTAAAACCTCAGGGTGCTGGACAGAGGTTGAAATTCTCCCAGCCTCGCACTGGCGTTGCTGTAGCTGAAAAAGTTCGAACGGTCGTTGAAAAAGACGGCGTGTCTCGGCGTCAGGACGATCTCCGTTATGACTCCTTTCGAATTGAGACTGCTGAGTCTTTCGACGAGGTCATCGATCACGGCCTTCGTGTCTTCCAGACTGGTGTACATGGTTGATGACAGACGT includes:
- a CDS encoding ABC transporter permease, whose amino-acid sequence is MRLLLALIDIFTNPAFYKLTLTAATPLIFASLGGVFSEITGVVNIALEGIMLMGAFVSVVFTWLTGNAWIGVLFAVLVGLGMAWLHAWASITWRGNQIVSGTALILLAQGITGFLMEPIFGRPGQTDIVGKIPEVRIPLLMKNRFLAQSIGELSPMIYMAFASVAIAWFIIYKTKLGLRMRSVGENPEAADTLGVNVYAVRYFGVLMSGVMASLGGAFLSVGEVGNFRELMTGGRGFIALAAMILGNWNPVGAMWASLLFGFSEAFANQLQSSPLLRVASTTKPLFNMFPFIVTLIVIAGFIGKTRPPAADGVPYEK
- a CDS encoding ABC transporter permease is translated as MNQRLWSFLVPVLSVLVALIIASFVILMIGKNPITAYAALFKGAFGSKLAIASTIVKTTPLILTGLAVGFGFRAGLFNIGAEGQMIVGAMAATAFAINAGSIPAVIAIPLTMLVGMLAGAGYASIAGFLKAKTGAHEVVTTIMLNWIADYLSSYVVTVPMGVGFGTPKSPEIASSTKLPPLMVVQATELTSGIIIAVVAAILVKILLDKTSKGYELKAAGFNPYAAEYGGIKLAQNIVLAMAISGALAGLAGTLEVMGVHHRFLGTLSGGKGFDGISIALIGQNNPIGIIFAALLMGALRNGSNEMQFIGVPKHIIMIVQAIIIFLVAADRIVRTIFLRKKVAR
- a CDS encoding ABC transporter ATP-binding protein; protein product: MEKAVEMIQIVKKFPQVVANDHVDLTVYKGEIHAIVGENGAGKTTLMNQLYGLLKPDSGEIRIFGKKVSFKSPRDAIAMGIGMVHQHFMLVNNLTVAENVVLGSETGFGFLFDLKAARKKVAELSKRYGLHVDPDAKIEDLPVGMQQRVEILKVLYRGAEILILDEPTAVLTPQETEELFETMFKLKESGKTIIFISHKLNEVMKVSDRITVMRQGKVTGVLNKNETSPREIARLMVGRDVVFTVEKTPAKPGEVVLKVENLRVKDYRGLDAVKGVSFEVKAGEIYAIAGVAGNGQTELIEALTGLRKPVSGKVYFLGKDVTHATPRELREMGMGHIPEDRHKYGLILQFPAYYNVILGRHCRSPFANGEFLVHRKILSFAEELFKRFDVRPNNVRMLGGNFSGGNQQKIVIAREIGLEPKLMIVSQPTRGLDVGATEFVHRTLLQLRDSNVAVLLVSMELDEVLSLADRIAVMYNGQIMGEVEPGSVTIEEIGLMMAGHRLEEIRGRVA
- a CDS encoding BMP family lipoprotein, giving the protein MKRLIALFLIVALAVFAMAFKVIMVTDVGGLGDKSFNDGTWEGIITAAKEIKAEAKVIQSYEQADYIPNLTRAAQEADVVFAVGFMMTDALFKVAKQFPNVYFVGIDIVPPEGESLPNVLCYIFKEEHAGFYAGYIAAAMTATGKIGFVGGIPIPPVERFRYGYEAGAKIYSTLHKKKVEILRGYTNDFEDPKKGKDLTMAQYAQGADIVFLAAGACGNGGIEAAKEKMVALVGSDRLVDIIDYVTKNGKGFFAIGVDVDQDYMAPGAVLCSAMKGISMAAYYGVKAAWEGTFEGGLKVLGVKENGAGVSPMKYTKGMIPNRVIAELEYLTKLIKDGKLVIPDTEDALKAFQVPAISFPF